From a single Okeanomitos corallinicola TIOX110 genomic region:
- a CDS encoding N-6 DNA methylase → MYQYQLAKKWKAIDVDALTDSEERQKQASAIESKRYEDSGKWQTKQSRDVLFIERNLEFLCPGGRMAIVLPQGRFNNITDAHVWTWISERARILAVVGLHVNTFKPHTGTKTSVLFLQKWNDDPNSQHYCPKIKDYPIFFATSENSGKDNSGEYIYKPGKDGRPRIDDHGHMIIDHDLNEIRSAFIDFAKKQKFSF, encoded by the coding sequence TTGTATCAATATCAACTTGCTAAGAAGTGGAAAGCGATTGATGTTGATGCTTTAACTGATTCAGAAGAACGGCAAAAACAAGCTAGTGCTATTGAGAGTAAACGCTATGAAGATTCAGGAAAATGGCAAACGAAACAAAGTCGAGATGTTTTATTTATTGAGCGTAATTTAGAGTTTTTATGTCCAGGGGGACGAATGGCAATTGTTCTTCCTCAAGGACGGTTTAATAATATTACTGATGCTCATGTGTGGACTTGGATTAGTGAGCGAGCTAGAATTTTAGCAGTGGTAGGACTGCACGTAAATACTTTTAAGCCGCATACTGGCACAAAAACCAGTGTTTTATTTCTCCAAAAGTGGAATGATGATCCTAATTCTCAACATTACTGTCCTAAAATTAAGGACTATCCTATATTTTTTGCCACCAGCGAAAATAGTGGTAAAGATAACTCTGGAGAGTATATTTACAAGCCAGGGAAAGATGGTAGACCAAGGATTGATGATCATGGACACATGATTATTGACCATGATCTAAATGAGATTAGAAGTGCATTTATAGATTTTGCAAAGAAACAAAAATTTTCGTTTTGA
- a CDS encoding Uma2 family endonuclease: protein MIELQTQLPTDTWIYTSWADYEQIIINLVNEKTKSYYYKGYMRLEMAPVSFDHGKDHVVIIFAVTLFATIRGILATGLDTTTFRKTGIQDCQPDVAYYLRERAQSIPTGTGIVKLDLYPAPDLVIEIAKTSLLDDLGTKRTLYEDLGVAEYWVVDVQNAQIIAYAMADQGSKRIQESQVFPGLLIAILEEALLRSREMTQSEVGAWLLKEFRI, encoded by the coding sequence ATGATTGAGTTACAAACCCAGTTACCCACAGATACATGGATTTACACTTCTTGGGCAGATTATGAGCAGATAATTATCAACTTGGTCAACGAGAAAACGAAGAGTTACTACTACAAAGGGTATATGAGGCTGGAAATGGCACCAGTTAGTTTTGATCATGGTAAAGACCATGTTGTAATTATTTTTGCGGTAACTTTATTTGCGACAATTAGAGGAATTCTGGCTACAGGTTTAGATACTACTACTTTTCGTAAAACTGGTATTCAGGATTGTCAGCCTGATGTGGCGTATTATTTGCGAGAACGCGCCCAATCTATCCCCACTGGTACAGGTATTGTCAAACTTGATCTGTATCCTGCACCCGATTTGGTGATTGAGATTGCGAAAACCTCTCTCCTTGATGATTTGGGGACAAAACGAACTCTATATGAAGATTTAGGTGTTGCTGAATATTGGGTGGTAGATGTCCAAAATGCCCAAATCATCGCTTATGCTATGGCAGATCAAGGTAGTAAACGTATTCAAGAATCACAGGTATTTCCTGGTTTATTGATTGCAATTTTAGAGGAAGCTTTACTCCGTAGTCGTGAAATGACTCAATCTGAAGTTGGCGCTTGGTTATTAAAAGAATTTAGAATTTAG